From a single Pseudopipra pipra isolate bDixPip1 chromosome 7, bDixPip1.hap1, whole genome shotgun sequence genomic region:
- the VWC2L gene encoding von Willebrand factor C domain-containing protein 2-like isoform X2: protein MEKLRRGMALHIHEAWILLFVIPGLVTPAAINHEDYPADEGDQTSSNDNLIFDDYRGKGCVDDSGFVYKLGERFFPGHSNCPCVCTEDGPVCDQPECPKIHPKCTKVEHNGCCPECKEVKNFCEYHGKNYKILEEFKVRTALREPR from the coding sequence ATGGAGAAGCTGAGGAGGGGGATGGCTCTTCATATCCATGAAGCCTGGATACTTCTGTTCGTAATCCCTGGTTTGGTCACTCCAGCTGCCATCAATCATGAAGACTATCCTGCTGATGAAGGGGACCAGACCTCCAGTAATGACAATCTGATCTTTGATGACTACCGGGGGAAGGGCTGTGTGGATGACAGTGGCTTTGTGTACAAACTGGGAGAACGTTTTTTCCCGGGACATTCCAACTGTCCCTGTGTCTGTACTGAGGATGGACCTGTTTGTGATCAACCAGAATGCCCTAAAATCCACCCAAAGTGTACAAAAGTGGAACACAATGGATGCTGTCCGGAATGCAAAGAAGTGAAAAACTTTTGTGAATATCATgggaaaaattacaaaatctTGGAGGAATTTAAG